From one Microbacterium sp. 10M-3C3 genomic stretch:
- a CDS encoding AraC family transcriptional regulator — protein sequence MFRVRSRGAADVAETWSRFVPSARLEPGRASVAFDWTSLQVAGMSVLHYDLAASVKAGNRPEGQLIACRMVSDNAWVGAEEGDLDAGLPWLASETGVQSRWEGRARVRALVFDTAAAERAARQISGDDRLGLRVLEASPLSASAGRQWERAYRYVLDSLVSIADSDVELPLLEAELERHALMATLTAFPTSFQEAAERSAQRRAAPATVRRAVAYMQDHAAEPITVDDVAQAARISTRGLQYAFRRALGVSPTEYLRDLRLVGAHEELRRVDAAVVRDVARRWGFGSPSRFAAHYRVRYGRTPVQTAREI from the coding sequence ATGTTCCGGGTTCGATCGCGCGGCGCCGCCGACGTGGCCGAGACATGGAGCCGGTTCGTGCCGTCGGCGCGGCTGGAGCCGGGGCGCGCTTCGGTGGCGTTCGACTGGACCTCCCTGCAGGTCGCCGGCATGAGCGTGCTGCACTACGACCTGGCCGCGTCGGTCAAGGCGGGAAATCGTCCGGAAGGTCAGCTCATCGCGTGCCGCATGGTGTCGGACAACGCGTGGGTGGGTGCTGAGGAGGGCGATCTGGACGCGGGGCTGCCGTGGCTCGCCTCGGAGACGGGCGTCCAGTCGCGGTGGGAAGGGCGCGCCCGCGTCCGGGCCCTCGTCTTCGACACGGCAGCGGCCGAGCGCGCGGCCCGGCAGATCTCCGGTGACGACCGCCTCGGTCTGCGCGTCCTCGAGGCATCGCCGCTCTCGGCGTCGGCCGGACGCCAGTGGGAGCGCGCGTACCGCTACGTGCTGGACTCCCTCGTCAGCATCGCCGACTCGGATGTGGAACTGCCGCTGCTCGAGGCCGAGCTCGAGCGCCACGCGCTGATGGCCACGCTCACCGCGTTTCCCACCTCGTTCCAGGAGGCGGCCGAGCGCTCGGCGCAGCGGCGTGCCGCGCCGGCCACCGTACGGCGTGCCGTCGCCTACATGCAGGATCATGCGGCCGAGCCGATCACGGTGGACGACGTCGCCCAGGCCGCGCGGATCTCCACGCGCGGCCTGCAGTACGCGTTCCGGCGGGCTCTGGGCGTGTCGCCCACCGAGTATCTCCGCGACCTGCGTCTGGTCGGTGCGCATGAGGAGCTGCGGCGGGTGGATGCCGCGGTCGTCCGCGATGTCGCACGCCGGTGGGGCTTCGGAAGCCCCTCGCGCTTCGCGGCGCACTACCGGGTGCGGTACGGCCGCACGCCGGTGCAGACGGCGCGCGAGATCTAG
- a CDS encoding LLM class flavin-dependent oxidoreductase codes for MQRFGTLSFGHYGPLGAGRELTAADSMKQATELAEGLDEIGVNGVAFRVHHFARQQSAPLPLMAAIAARTRRIEIGTGVINMRYENPLYLAEEAAAVDLLSNGRLALGVSRGSPETVVRGYEAFGYTGSTDPRGADIAREHFDLFLRAIDGEGLAERDPHSPFGGGHGLQRIEPHSPGLRSRVWWGAGNRDSAEWAGRVGVNLMSSTLLTSADGRPFDVLQAEQIEAFRTAWREAGHPGEPRVSVSRSIIPITTAEEDLYFGGRQDGDQIGVIDGIRSTFGKTYAATPDVLVEQLLADEAVRSADTLMITIPSQLGAEFNLRIMKSFADYVAPALGWQSTLTPAA; via the coding sequence ATGCAGCGTTTCGGGACACTCTCGTTCGGACACTACGGTCCGCTCGGCGCGGGCCGCGAACTCACCGCCGCCGACTCGATGAAGCAGGCGACCGAGCTCGCCGAGGGGCTCGACGAGATCGGCGTGAACGGCGTCGCCTTCCGCGTGCATCATTTCGCGCGTCAGCAGTCCGCGCCGCTTCCGCTCATGGCCGCGATCGCGGCACGCACCCGCCGGATCGAGATCGGCACGGGTGTCATCAACATGCGGTACGAGAACCCGCTCTACCTCGCGGAGGAGGCCGCCGCAGTCGATCTGCTGAGCAACGGGCGCCTCGCGCTCGGCGTGAGCCGCGGGTCACCCGAGACCGTCGTGCGGGGGTACGAAGCGTTCGGCTACACCGGGTCGACGGATCCGCGCGGCGCCGACATCGCTCGAGAGCACTTCGACCTGTTCCTCCGGGCCATCGACGGTGAGGGTCTCGCGGAGCGCGATCCGCACAGCCCGTTCGGCGGCGGACACGGTCTGCAGCGGATCGAGCCGCACTCGCCGGGCCTGCGCTCGCGGGTGTGGTGGGGCGCGGGCAACCGCGACAGTGCCGAATGGGCCGGTCGAGTGGGGGTCAACCTCATGTCCTCGACCCTGCTCACCTCCGCCGACGGTCGCCCCTTCGATGTGCTCCAGGCCGAGCAGATCGAGGCGTTCCGCACGGCCTGGCGCGAGGCCGGCCACCCCGGCGAGCCGCGGGTCTCGGTGAGCCGCAGCATCATCCCGATCACGACCGCCGAGGAGGACCTCTACTTCGGCGGCCGGCAGGACGGCGACCAGATCGGTGTCATCGACGGCATCCGCTCGACCTTCGGCAAGACCTACGCCGCGACGCCCGACGTGCTCGTCGAGCAGCTCCTCGCCGATGAGGCCGTGCGCAGTGCAGACACCCTCATGATCACGATCCCGAGCCAGCTCGGTGCCGAGTTCAACCTCCGCATCATGAAGTCCTTCGCCGACTACGTCGCCCCCGCGCTCGGGTGGCAGAGCACGCTCACCCCGGCAGCCTGA
- a CDS encoding HNH endonuclease signature motif containing protein, which translates to MAATQQIANQRTASQPLPSQMRELEERSIAAEIGLATRVNDRAVQNRMHAALELVQDYPATHQALAEGRISVRHATVIVEEGRALGDPDTRALYELTVLERALRDTAPRTRAFAEQVVEELHSCSITERHRDAVKTRKVWRQRLGNGMSELGIIGSDVLVDGAWDRLTQQANASKKTQVTAPEDDADADPDAIYDERTLDQLRADIAIDLLLTGGPTIDPTTGTITGAKGGLAAIQARASIVIPALTAAGLADRGATLDGAIPIDADTARCLLAQAPSWERIFTHPIHGHVLATDTYRRPANLDRYLAARDVHCRFPGCRRPARVCDRDHNFDWALGGTTDACNLACLCKRHHTLKTEKPWKPVQQRDGSIHWTSPLGRSSTDPPERYVIFRDEPDPPPGDPPF; encoded by the coding sequence ATGGCGGCCACCCAGCAGATCGCGAACCAGCGCACCGCATCTCAGCCCCTCCCCTCCCAGATGCGGGAGCTCGAGGAACGCTCGATCGCCGCGGAGATCGGCCTGGCGACCCGGGTGAACGACCGGGCGGTGCAGAACCGGATGCACGCCGCGCTCGAGCTCGTGCAGGACTACCCCGCCACCCACCAGGCGCTCGCCGAGGGGCGCATCAGCGTGCGCCACGCGACGGTCATCGTCGAGGAGGGTCGGGCCCTCGGCGACCCCGATACCCGTGCGCTGTACGAGCTGACGGTGCTGGAGCGGGCGCTGCGCGATACCGCGCCGCGGACGAGGGCGTTCGCCGAGCAGGTCGTGGAAGAGCTGCATTCCTGCTCGATCACGGAACGCCACCGGGACGCGGTGAAGACGCGGAAGGTGTGGCGGCAGCGCCTGGGCAACGGGATGTCCGAACTGGGCATCATCGGCTCCGACGTGCTGGTGGACGGAGCCTGGGACCGGCTCACCCAGCAGGCCAACGCGTCGAAGAAGACCCAGGTCACCGCACCCGAGGATGATGCCGATGCCGACCCGGACGCGATCTACGACGAACGCACCCTCGACCAGCTCCGCGCGGACATCGCCATCGACCTGCTCCTGACCGGCGGACCCACCATCGACCCCACCACCGGCACCATCACCGGCGCGAAGGGCGGGCTCGCCGCCATCCAGGCCCGCGCGTCGATCGTCATCCCCGCGCTGACCGCCGCCGGGCTCGCCGACCGCGGCGCGACCCTCGACGGCGCCATCCCGATCGACGCCGACACCGCCCGATGCCTGCTCGCGCAGGCGCCGTCGTGGGAGCGCATCTTCACCCACCCCATCCACGGACACGTCCTCGCCACCGACACCTACCGGCGACCCGCGAACCTCGACCGCTACCTCGCCGCGAGAGACGTGCACTGCCGGTTCCCCGGCTGCCGCAGGCCCGCGAGAGTGTGCGACCGCGACCACAACTTCGACTGGGCCCTCGGCGGCACCACCGACGCCTGCAACCTCGCCTGCCTCTGCAAACGCCACCACACGCTGAAAACCGAGAAACCCTGGAAACCCGTTCAACAGAGGGACGGCAGCATCCACTGGACCAGCCCCCTCGGACGCAGCAGCACCGACCCACCCGAGCGATACGTCATCTTCCGCGACGAACCCGACCCACCACCCGGCGACCCACCGTTCTGA
- a CDS encoding SDR family NAD(P)-dependent oxidoreductase has protein sequence MNALVLGANGRLGNAIAAALGQAGAHVVVAARDGAALDTLVMDLRAQDITADAVVTDVTDDESVGRAVAVAASGGLDVAVNNVGISHRPVPLGEMDLAEAGRVLHVTLGGVLAAMRFELAAMNAGGAIVNVASTAGVRGVRGMAAYAAAKHGVVGLTRSAAMDYAERGIRVNAVAPGPIDSGGLAQQSDETKRQVGRAVPLGRLGTAGEIAAAVAWLASPAASFITGTVVEADGGRGAS, from the coding sequence GTGAATGCGCTGGTGCTCGGCGCCAACGGGCGCCTGGGCAACGCCATCGCCGCGGCGCTCGGGCAGGCAGGTGCTCACGTCGTCGTTGCCGCGCGCGACGGCGCTGCGCTCGACACGCTCGTGATGGATCTGCGCGCGCAGGACATCACCGCGGACGCCGTCGTCACGGATGTGACGGACGACGAGTCGGTCGGCCGGGCGGTGGCGGTCGCCGCATCCGGGGGCTTGGATGTCGCCGTCAACAACGTCGGCATCTCCCACCGCCCAGTTCCGCTGGGCGAGATGGATCTCGCCGAGGCGGGTCGGGTGCTGCACGTGACTCTCGGCGGTGTGCTCGCGGCGATGCGCTTCGAGCTCGCGGCGATGAACGCGGGGGGCGCGATCGTCAACGTCGCGTCGACGGCAGGCGTGCGAGGCGTGCGCGGCATGGCGGCGTACGCCGCGGCGAAGCACGGCGTGGTCGGCCTTACGAGGTCGGCCGCGATGGACTACGCGGAGCGTGGCATCCGTGTGAACGCCGTTGCGCCGGGGCCGATCGATTCCGGCGGATTGGCCCAGCAATCGGATGAGACGAAGCGGCAGGTCGGCCGAGCCGTGCCTCTGGGACGACTGGGCACGGCGGGGGAGATCGCGGCCGCAGTCGCGTGGCTGGCCTCGCCGGCGGCGTCATTCATCACCGGCACAGTCGTGGAGGCCGACGGCGGCCGGGGCGCGAGCTGA
- a CDS encoding bifunctional nuclease family protein — protein sequence MVQVRVAGVALDAAQQHVILLRPVGPSVFAHTVLPVWIGAQEATSILVAVEGVTPPRPLAHDLMVRLVEALDGAVERVEVTKVEDGTFFAEVTLFTPHGLRVIDARPSDAIALASRLDAPIWVAEAVLAEAGVPDDMVAEEDDSDADSNDDERMSEFRRFLDDVEPEDFEK from the coding sequence ATGGTCCAGGTGCGTGTCGCGGGCGTCGCGCTCGACGCCGCTCAGCAGCATGTCATCCTGCTGCGGCCCGTCGGTCCGAGCGTCTTCGCCCACACCGTTCTGCCGGTGTGGATCGGCGCGCAGGAGGCCACGTCGATCCTCGTCGCCGTCGAGGGGGTGACGCCGCCGCGGCCGCTCGCACACGACCTGATGGTGCGGCTGGTCGAGGCGCTGGACGGCGCGGTCGAGCGGGTCGAGGTGACGAAGGTCGAGGACGGGACGTTCTTCGCCGAGGTGACGCTGTTCACGCCACACGGCTTGCGGGTCATCGATGCGCGCCCCTCCGATGCGATCGCGCTGGCCTCTCGCTTGGACGCCCCGATCTGGGTGGCCGAGGCGGTGCTCGCCGAGGCCGGCGTGCCCGACGACATGGTCGCCGAGGAGGACGACTCCGACGCCGACTCCAACGACGACGAGCGCATGTCGGAGTTCCGGCGGTTCCTCGACGACGTCGAACCGGAGGACTTCGAGAAGTGA